The Pongo abelii isolate AG06213 chromosome 11, NHGRI_mPonAbe1-v2.0_pri, whole genome shotgun sequence genome includes a window with the following:
- the LOC100440783 gene encoding short transmembrane mitochondrial protein 1-like: MLQFLLGFTLGNVVGMYLAQNHDIPNLAKKLEEIEKDLDAKKKPPTS, encoded by the coding sequence ATGCTCCAATTCCTGCTTGGATTTACATTGGGCAACGTGGTTGGAATGTATCTGGCTCAGAACCATGACATACCAAACCTGGCTAAAAAActtgaagaaattgaaaaggacttAGATGCCAAGAAGAAACCCCCTACTTCATGA